One window from the genome of Natrialba magadii ATCC 43099 encodes:
- a CDS encoding glycosyltransferase family A protein, with the protein MELSVVVSTLNDRERLLSSLDALYEVTPQSTEVIVVNGPSSDGTTGVVRDRPDVDVLVEISERNENVSRNAGCGVATGDVIAFLDGSHAVESGWVDAIETAFADGADVATGPVTGSVELETTEQEQTKTVARRSVTLFDGSNVAFDRTVLDALDGFDEYLKGDGARDCAHRVAGLDFDVHWRSEMAVRAEVGADGGQTKRDWGTTYRALSYRLAKNYGPRPTVVVRTIGSALRDGGAGVRRIVSGEATPTGWVSDGTDVVTNTARGFVDGIRARVGDRSAQRNPNGISVRHDRAVRVYDRR; encoded by the coding sequence ATGGAGCTCTCGGTAGTCGTCTCGACGCTCAACGACCGGGAGCGATTGCTGTCCTCGTTGGATGCACTCTACGAGGTCACACCGCAGTCGACGGAAGTGATCGTCGTCAACGGCCCTTCCTCGGACGGAACGACGGGTGTCGTCCGCGACCGACCTGATGTCGATGTTCTCGTCGAAATCTCAGAGCGAAACGAAAACGTTTCGCGTAACGCCGGCTGTGGCGTCGCGACGGGCGACGTGATCGCCTTTCTGGACGGCTCGCACGCAGTCGAATCGGGCTGGGTCGACGCCATCGAAACCGCGTTTGCGGACGGCGCGGACGTGGCCACCGGGCCGGTCACTGGCTCGGTGGAACTCGAGACGACCGAACAGGAGCAGACGAAGACGGTCGCTCGCCGATCGGTGACGCTCTTCGATGGGAGCAACGTCGCCTTCGATCGGACCGTTCTCGACGCGCTCGACGGCTTCGACGAGTATCTGAAGGGAGACGGCGCCCGAGACTGTGCCCACCGAGTGGCTGGTCTCGACTTCGACGTCCACTGGCGGTCCGAGATGGCCGTTCGTGCCGAAGTCGGTGCCGATGGCGGCCAGACTAAACGTGACTGGGGGACGACGTATCGAGCGCTTTCCTACCGACTCGCGAAGAACTACGGTCCCCGACCGACGGTCGTCGTGCGGACGATCGGCAGCGCGCTTCGCGACGGTGGCGCTGGTGTTCGCCGGATCGTCTCCGGCGAGGCGACACCGACGGGCTGGGTCTCTGACGGCACTGACGTCGTTACCAACACCGCACGCGGGTTCGTCGACGGGATTCGGGCACGTGTCGGTGATCGCTCGGCACAGCGCAATCCGAACGGAATTTCGGTGCGCCACGATCGGGCGGTTCGAGTGTACGACCGCCGGTAG
- a CDS encoding class I SAM-dependent methyltransferase: MKGQEWYQADDVAEEYDDKRFSKGGQLIDRREKQAVLEAIMPVEDRNILEIACGTGRFTVMLAEQGADVVGLDISAAMLQQGRTKAQRADLAGTLEFLRGDAGRLPFPDDHFDTVIAMRFFHLADDPEAFLREMRRVSRDQIVFDTFNRFSARSVYNWALPMGSRLYSKSEVSELLAKTNLTLVDVEDDFLVPYGLYRSIPNALASPIRTIDTAVGGNAVTDHFASVSYWNTRLR, translated from the coding sequence GTGAAAGGACAGGAGTGGTACCAGGCCGACGACGTCGCCGAGGAGTACGACGACAAACGCTTCTCGAAGGGCGGACAGCTAATTGACCGCCGCGAGAAGCAAGCCGTCCTCGAGGCGATCATGCCCGTCGAGGACCGGAATATCCTCGAGATCGCCTGTGGTACCGGGCGATTCACGGTGATGCTCGCCGAACAGGGCGCCGACGTCGTTGGACTCGACATCTCTGCAGCGATGCTCCAACAGGGACGAACAAAAGCACAGCGCGCCGATCTCGCGGGGACACTCGAGTTCCTGCGTGGTGATGCTGGACGGTTGCCGTTCCCGGACGATCACTTCGATACGGTGATCGCGATGCGCTTTTTCCACCTCGCGGACGATCCGGAGGCGTTCTTGCGGGAGATGCGTCGCGTCTCGCGCGACCAGATCGTCTTCGATACGTTCAACCGGTTTAGCGCACGCAGCGTCTACAACTGGGCGCTGCCGATGGGATCGCGACTGTATTCGAAGAGCGAGGTCAGTGAGTTGCTCGCGAAGACGAATCTGACGCTGGTCGACGTCGAGGACGACTTCCTCGTTCCGTACGGTCTCTACCGGTCGATTCCGAACGCGCTCGCCTCGCCGATTCGGACGATCGATACAGCGGTTGGTGGAAACGCAGTCACCGATCACTTTGCGTCGGTGTCGTACTGGAACACGCGGCTTCGGTAA
- a CDS encoding MarR family transcriptional regulator — protein sequence MSTSTAEDGTAAAEEVLSADEYRERLRDLPPSAKLVAKVLETDSPLSQGQLAEESLLPDRTVRYALNRLEDVGLVGSRYSFRDARKQVYYLKN from the coding sequence ATGAGCACGAGTACCGCAGAGGATGGCACCGCAGCAGCCGAGGAGGTTCTCTCAGCCGACGAGTACCGCGAGCGCCTTCGTGACCTCCCGCCGAGCGCGAAACTGGTCGCGAAAGTTCTCGAAACTGATTCGCCGCTCTCGCAGGGACAGCTCGCCGAAGAGTCGCTGCTTCCGGACCGCACCGTTCGCTACGCGCTCAACCGCCTCGAGGACGTTGGCCTCGTCGGTTCGCGCTACAGTTTCCGCGACGCACGCAAGCAAGTCTACTACCTGAAGAACTGA
- a CDS encoding MBL fold metallo-hydrolase, which produces MVASPSDTAAVTESITVTRCAVPVETRAPSGETNAYVLGEAPAVLVDPAARTDALDELVANRTIEHIVVTHTHPDHVGAVTAYADETDATVWARRSHLDRFEAVTGFTPHREFGPDTTIRLDDTVLRILDAPGHAPDHVALECGRNGPILCGDCAISEGSVVVGAPEGDMRAYVTTLRRLWAQNPPALYPGHGPTIDAPRETLERLLEHRAQRERRVLAAVEDGATTLAAILDSAYEKNLTGVRDLARATVRAHLQKLDAEGALEWDADRGDTRVGW; this is translated from the coding sequence ATGGTCGCGTCTCCGTCCGACACCGCCGCCGTGACTGAGTCCATCACTGTTACTCGCTGTGCCGTCCCTGTCGAAACACGCGCGCCGAGCGGCGAGACGAACGCGTACGTCCTCGGCGAAGCCCCCGCCGTGCTCGTCGATCCAGCAGCCAGAACCGACGCACTCGACGAACTCGTCGCCAACCGCACCATCGAACACATCGTCGTCACCCACACGCACCCGGATCACGTCGGCGCTGTCACCGCCTACGCCGACGAAACCGATGCAACCGTCTGGGCCAGACGCAGCCATCTCGACCGATTTGAGGCTGTAACCGGGTTCACACCCCACCGCGAGTTCGGGCCGGACACGACAATCCGGCTGGACGATACGGTCCTCCGCATCCTCGATGCACCAGGCCACGCACCCGACCACGTCGCACTCGAGTGCGGCCGCAACGGACCAATCCTTTGCGGTGACTGTGCGATCAGCGAGGGGAGTGTCGTCGTCGGCGCTCCCGAAGGAGACATGCGCGCGTACGTGACGACGCTGCGCCGACTCTGGGCACAGAATCCGCCAGCCCTCTATCCGGGACACGGACCAACGATCGACGCGCCGCGGGAGACGCTCGAACGACTACTCGAACACCGTGCACAACGTGAGCGGCGCGTACTCGCGGCCGTCGAGGACGGCGCGACGACGCTCGCAGCGATCCTCGACAGCGCGTACGAGAAGAATCTAACCGGCGTTCGTGACCTCGCGCGAGCAACCGTCCGTGCGCACCTGCAGAAACTCGATGCCGAGGGGGCACTCGAGTGGGATGCTGACCGCGGGGATACTCGAGTGGGATGGTGA
- a CDS encoding DUF7563 family protein gives MVCVTIAPWPPADRSSCEYCGAHVTDRFRRVFGDDDDRAHRCNECDSYRRLSRGSAAGKDVETPDPETSPGRHGGEADA, from the coding sequence GTGGTCTGCGTGACGATCGCGCCGTGGCCACCGGCCGACCGATCGTCGTGCGAGTACTGCGGTGCCCACGTCACCGATCGGTTCCGGCGCGTCTTCGGTGACGACGACGACCGAGCCCATCGCTGTAACGAGTGCGATAGCTACCGCCGTCTGAGCCGCGGGTCCGCTGCTGGAAAAGACGTCGAGACTCCGGACCCGGAGACGTCGCCCGGCCGTCACGGGGGTGAGGCGGATGCGTGA
- a CDS encoding DUF7091 family protein, translating to MSDRRRLERFLRSKLQEAGEQYEQLRDSTDKQLEDAQQAYEVAKNARQLPSDDDGRVKLVCRRYAERRAAMLDEEYRPACYEAGHPDCEGCAEDVREGRIETW from the coding sequence ATGTCGGATCGGCGGCGGCTTGAGCGGTTCCTTCGGTCGAAACTGCAAGAGGCGGGTGAGCAGTACGAACAGCTGCGGGACTCGACGGATAAACAACTCGAGGACGCACAGCAGGCGTACGAAGTAGCGAAGAACGCTCGGCAGTTGCCGTCGGACGACGACGGGCGTGTAAAACTGGTCTGTCGGCGGTATGCAGAGCGGCGAGCAGCGATGCTCGACGAGGAGTATCGGCCGGCATGTTACGAAGCGGGGCACCCGGATTGTGAGGGATGTGCAGAGGATGTTCGGGAGGGGCGGATTGAGACCTGGTGA
- a CDS encoding glutamate-cysteine ligase family protein yields MQKSIEVEYWVVDNEGALTAPGELADISEFTETEFVDCLFELKTPPCETIPELRRTFVEQFRTVLDRAAELDKALVPLGTPINSESIELRADERGEIQRQLLGTNFDYAKHCAGTHIHFEKRNVTDQLNTLIALDPALALCNSSPYFQGEYVASSARAHIYRRQCYADLPNHGQLWNYVDTVAEWHRRLEHCFDEFTERAAANGISRAQIDEHFTVDDAVWAPVRLRDEMPTVEWRSPDATLPSHVLQLVSDMDSIMEALHHTNVRIEGETTSHGTDDIVLPTFDSLHEYVDAAMIDGLDSEAVVDYLDRLGFQTDRYDPLTTEVDSGESVSLEDARELRLQYADRLERDLDRLQASA; encoded by the coding sequence ATGCAAAAGAGTATTGAGGTCGAATACTGGGTCGTCGATAACGAAGGTGCGCTCACAGCACCTGGTGAACTGGCCGACATCTCGGAATTTACAGAGACGGAGTTCGTTGACTGTCTCTTCGAGTTGAAGACACCGCCATGTGAAACAATTCCTGAACTCCGACGGACGTTCGTCGAACAGTTCCGTACGGTTCTCGACCGGGCAGCCGAACTCGACAAGGCGCTGGTCCCGCTCGGAACCCCGATCAACAGTGAGTCGATCGAGTTGCGAGCCGACGAGCGAGGAGAGATTCAGCGCCAGCTACTCGGGACGAACTTCGACTACGCGAAACACTGCGCCGGAACGCACATCCACTTCGAAAAGCGAAACGTCACCGACCAGCTCAACACACTCATCGCACTCGATCCGGCGCTTGCACTGTGTAACTCTTCGCCGTACTTTCAGGGCGAATACGTCGCGAGTAGCGCTCGTGCACACATCTACCGCAGACAGTGTTATGCGGACTTGCCGAATCACGGTCAGCTCTGGAACTACGTCGACACCGTCGCCGAGTGGCACCGCCGACTCGAGCACTGTTTCGACGAGTTCACCGAGCGAGCGGCAGCAAACGGGATTTCTCGGGCACAGATCGATGAGCACTTCACGGTCGACGACGCCGTGTGGGCACCAGTCAGGTTGCGCGACGAGATGCCGACTGTCGAGTGGCGCTCGCCCGACGCGACGCTCCCAAGTCACGTGCTACAACTCGTTTCCGACATGGACTCCATCATGGAAGCCCTCCACCACACGAACGTCAGAATCGAAGGCGAGACCACAAGCCACGGGACGGATGACATCGTCCTGCCCACGTTCGACTCGCTCCACGAGTACGTCGACGCCGCGATGATCGATGGGCTCGACTCAGAGGCTGTCGTCGACTACCTCGACAGACTTGGGTTCCAGACGGATCGGTACGATCCGTTGACTACCGAGGTTGATTCAGGCGAATCGGTTTCTCTCGAGGACGCACGCGAACTTCGGCTCCAGTATGCAGATCGTCTGGAACGTGACCTCGACAGACTGCAGGCGAGCGCGTGA
- a CDS encoding amidase translates to MPLRPPTKATFDDLGDELFLDLTDEELEYFVELANEKRDAYETVMHYEPTPRLGGAERRERSGGTRVPPAENPHNAWVNACYVGGDEDGALDGWEVGIKDNVSVAGVEMTCGSQVVAGYVPNRDATIVTRLLEAGADIVGKTNMDDMAMTSTGHSAFGPITNPHDEAYLAGGSSGGSAVAVARGEVDAAIGSDQGGSVRVPAAFCGIVGHKPTYGLVPYTGCIGIEHAIDHPGPMAADVETVARMLTVIAGSNERDLRSHAPVPTEQYEDALDGDISDLTIGVLEEGFDIDGANEAVLETVRDSIDDLEAAGATTEAVSVPMHSDAKDIHDVCTSEGLLDAMLGEGLGHGWKAWYNRSWIESFGKARRAQSNDLPARLKLLLLMGAYTNSEYHSRYYAQAMNLVVELTEQYDSVLEDVDLLAMPTAVTKPPKHDPDRDQYDRLQETNLIHNATPFNRTGHPGVSVPAGPVDGLPTGLMLVGQRFDDATVLNAASVLESESEMD, encoded by the coding sequence ATGCCCCTTCGACCGCCGACGAAAGCCACCTTCGACGACCTCGGCGACGAACTGTTTCTCGATCTGACTGATGAGGAACTCGAGTACTTCGTCGAGTTGGCCAACGAGAAGCGCGACGCCTACGAGACGGTGATGCACTACGAGCCGACGCCGCGACTTGGCGGTGCAGAACGACGCGAGCGCAGTGGCGGAACGCGGGTACCACCGGCGGAAAACCCACACAATGCGTGGGTGAACGCGTGTTACGTCGGTGGCGACGAGGATGGAGCGCTCGACGGCTGGGAGGTCGGCATCAAGGATAACGTCTCCGTTGCTGGCGTCGAGATGACCTGTGGCTCGCAGGTCGTCGCGGGCTACGTACCGAACCGCGATGCGACGATCGTCACGCGGTTGCTGGAGGCCGGCGCGGATATCGTCGGCAAGACGAACATGGACGACATGGCAATGACCTCGACGGGCCACAGCGCGTTCGGCCCGATTACGAACCCGCACGATGAAGCCTATCTGGCCGGTGGCTCGAGTGGTGGGAGCGCAGTCGCCGTCGCTCGCGGCGAGGTCGACGCCGCAATCGGCTCCGATCAGGGCGGCAGTGTCCGCGTGCCGGCAGCCTTCTGTGGTATCGTCGGCCACAAGCCAACGTACGGACTCGTCCCCTACACGGGCTGTATCGGCATCGAGCACGCGATCGACCACCCCGGTCCGATGGCTGCTGACGTGGAGACCGTCGCCCGAATGCTCACCGTCATCGCCGGGAGCAACGAGCGCGACCTGCGATCACACGCACCCGTCCCAACCGAACAGTACGAAGACGCACTGGACGGCGACATCTCCGACCTGACGATCGGCGTCCTCGAGGAGGGGTTCGATATCGACGGTGCAAACGAGGCAGTACTCGAGACGGTTCGCGATTCGATCGACGACCTCGAAGCGGCGGGTGCGACGACCGAAGCGGTGTCAGTGCCGATGCACTCGGACGCGAAGGACATCCACGACGTCTGTACCTCGGAGGGGCTACTCGATGCGATGCTTGGCGAGGGACTGGGTCACGGCTGGAAAGCGTGGTACAACCGGTCGTGGATCGAGTCCTTCGGCAAGGCGCGTCGCGCACAGAGCAACGACCTTCCCGCGCGGCTCAAGCTCCTGTTACTCATGGGCGCGTACACGAACAGCGAGTACCACTCGCGCTACTATGCGCAGGCGATGAATCTCGTCGTCGAACTCACTGAGCAATACGATTCCGTACTCGAGGACGTCGACCTGCTCGCGATGCCGACGGCCGTCACGAAACCGCCAAAACACGACCCCGACCGCGATCAGTACGACCGCCTGCAAGAGACGAACCTGATCCACAACGCAACGCCGTTCAACCGAACCGGTCACCCAGGTGTCAGCGTTCCCGCCGGACCCGTCGATGGCCTCCCAACCGGCCTCATGCTGGTCGGCCAGCGGTTCGACGACGCGACCGTGTTGAACGCAGCGAGTGTACTCGAGTCCGAAAGTGAGATGGACTGA
- a CDS encoding DUF7114 family protein has translation MDKADSCRRAASDAVADVEPPRLSELVDAVLEEASMVPGALTIESATIHASISEGEFDTAVDTGTPNTSDTNDTGDTDIPAGVDPASLLTRAAGVQLIYEGLRLTRTLAHDEPWSASPATGESASVSADSTDTTDTPMDSATGDLAILAADILVARGFYLLAHTDAAEKAVRTVQAFGHDQTRRADLATESTPAAASDGGTPVSDAAVARDIDIEGDTNANTNTNANTNTNTNTNTNANTNTNTNTNTNADVDANANSDTPTETAPTTTPPSPTTLDTNLECDIIELAVRTGAAAVDASPDPRVLDCARTLVARLTTTSPPAFPPVAACHISLDPTATERSLEDCSTGRATSATDP, from the coding sequence ATGGACAAAGCCGACTCCTGTCGGCGTGCCGCCTCCGACGCTGTCGCGGACGTCGAACCGCCGCGATTGTCCGAGCTCGTCGACGCTGTACTCGAGGAGGCGTCGATGGTACCGGGAGCACTGACGATCGAGAGTGCAACGATCCACGCATCGATTAGTGAGGGTGAGTTCGACACTGCTGTCGACACTGGGACACCCAACACCAGCGACACCAACGACACGGGCGATACCGACATTCCAGCCGGCGTCGACCCAGCGTCCCTGCTCACTCGCGCTGCCGGCGTACAGCTCATCTACGAAGGACTCCGACTCACGCGGACGCTCGCTCACGACGAACCCTGGAGTGCCTCGCCGGCGACGGGTGAGTCAGCATCGGTGAGCGCCGATAGCACTGACACGACCGACACACCAATGGACTCAGCTACCGGGGACCTCGCAATCCTCGCCGCCGATATCCTCGTCGCTCGCGGGTTTTATCTCCTCGCACACACCGATGCCGCCGAGAAAGCTGTCCGGACCGTCCAGGCCTTCGGTCACGACCAGACCAGACGCGCTGACCTCGCCACAGAATCCACACCGGCTGCGGCTTCCGACGGTGGAACGCCGGTCAGCGACGCCGCTGTGGCCCGCGACATCGACATCGAGGGCGACACCAACGCCAACACCAACACCAACGCCAACACCAACACCAACACCAACACCAACACCAACGCCAACACCAACACCAACACCAACACCAACACCAACGCCGACGTCGACGCCAACGCCAACAGCGATACTCCCACAGAGACAGCGCCAACCACCACCCCTCCATCCCCGACTACACTCGACACCAATCTCGAGTGCGACATCATCGAACTCGCTGTCCGAACCGGTGCCGCCGCCGTCGACGCGTCACCAGATCCCCGCGTTCTCGACTGTGCACGCACACTCGTCGCTCGACTTACAACAACTTCCCCGCCGGCGTTTCCACCCGTCGCAGCGTGTCACATCTCTCTCGACCCGACGGCAACCGAGCGCTCACTCGAGGACTGCTCCACCGGTCGCGCCACCTCTGCCACCGACCCTTAA